The genomic window TTCAATCGGAGGCGGGGTAGTTACGGGTTCAGTCGGAATCGGAGCCACCATCCATCCGTGAGGTTTTCACAACTGTCGGCGGTTTTCGAGGCGAAGCGGGTCTCGGTCGGGGCGACGAAGCTTCCTGTTCTTTATACTGCAGGAGATACAGCCGGTAATAAATCCCCTGTCGCTTCATCAATTCCGAGTGAGTGCCTTCCTCCACAAGCTGCCCCTTATGCATTACGAAAATCCTGTCGACGCCCTGGATCGTGGACAGCCGATGAGCGATCACGATTGAGGTCCGCCCTTGCATGAGCTGGCGCACCGCCTGCTGAATCAGTATTTCAGTCGTTGTATCCACGTTGGATGTCGCCTCATCGAGCACAAGAATCTTCGGCTCGTAGGCAAACGCGCGCGCAAAGGAAATGAGCTGCCGCTCGCCGCTCGACAGATTCTTTCCCCGCTCCTTGATCGGCTCCCGGTATCGCCCCGGAAAACGATTGATGAAGGCATCGACATTCGCTTTCCGCGCCGCCGCCTTCACCATCTCCGGTGAAAGCGCCTCGTTGCCGAGCCGAATGTTATAGTCGATGTCGCCGGAGAACAGGAAAACGTCCTGCAGCACCATCCCGATATTTCTCCGCAAAAGGTGCTTGTCGACCCCGCGGATGTCCTTGCCATCTATCAAGATACTGCCGGCCGTCACGTCGTACATTCGGGTCAAAAGCTTAATCAGCGTCGTCTTTCCGGCGCCGGTCGCGCCGACTATCGCGATCTTCTCACCCGGCTTGATCTTGAATGAAACATCGCGGATAACCGGCTCATCCGGCTTATAGCCGAACCCCACATTGCGAAATTCGATCTTGCCGTGCACCGCATCGAGCGGCGCGGGCTGAGGCGAATCCTCGATCACGTCCTTCGAATCGAGCAGCTTGAAGATACGCTCGGAAGCGGCCATCGCAGATTGCATGATCGTGTACTGCTGGCTCAAGCTGAAGATCGGCTCGAAAAAGCGCTCGACCAGTTGAATGAACAGGACCAGCGAGCCGAACGTCAGCGTGTTGCGCACGATTTGGCCGCCGCCGTACCACAGAATCAGGGCCAGTCCGACGGAGCCGATGAACTCGACCAGCGCCGAGAGTCCCGATTCATAGAAGACCGATCTCAGTTGCGATCCCAGCAAATTGTCGTTCACCTGCTCGAACTGGCGCCGATTGGCCCGCTCGCGCGAGAACATCTGCACGATTCCCATGCCGGTGATATTCTCGTGAAGCACGGAATTGATTCTTGCGAGCGTTAGCCGGATGGCCCTGAACGCGTCGCGTGCCTTGAGGCGGAAGAACATCGTCGAGATCAGCAGGAACGGAACGATCGCGAACGTGACCAGCGACAGCTTGAAATCGACGGCAAAAAGGATAACCACAATCGCGACCAGTTTCAGGATATCGCCCAGGATCGTTACCACTCCATATGCGAACATCTCCTCGAGAGCTTCGACGTCCGTTGTGAGGCGCGTAATCAGCCGGCCGATCGGGTTCCTGTCGAAAAAGCGGGAAGACAATGTCATGAGGTGACGGAATATCTTTATCCGGAGATCGAAGACTACCAGTTGACCTGTCTTACTGGTGATAAGCGATTCAAGAAATCCGAAAAAGAATTCGCCGATGATCGCCAGAAAGAAGATCCCAACGATCAACATCAGGCCGCGCAGTTCACCGGCCAAAATATGTTCATCGATCGCCCTTTTTACCAGATACGGCTGCAGCAACTGGAATCCGGAAAGGATCAGAAGGAAAAAGAGGGAAAGCATGATTCTCCCCTTGTACGGCCGCATATACTGCCACAGCCGCTTCACCAGGCGCGCGTCATACGCTTTTCCCAGCGCCTCTTCTTCGTGATATGTTCCGATTCCGGGTCCGTGCATTTGTTTGTCCTACAATTCCTCCAGCTCTTCCATCAGTAGCTGCTTCTCGTAAAGGTCCGCATATATTCCCTTAAGCTGGATGAGCGACTCATGCGAGCCCTCCTCGACGATCTGACCTTCCTCCATCACGAGTATCTTGTCGGCGTCCTTTACCGTCGAGATGCGATGCGAGATCATGATCGTTGTTCGCTCCTTCAGCACCTGCCTCAGGTTCTTCAGTACCTGCTCCTCGGTGTGCGTATCCACACTCGAGAACGCATCATCGAGTATCAGGATCGTAGGATTCGCCGCCAGCGCGCGCGCCAGCGCCGTCCTCTGCCGCTGTCCTCCGGAAAGATTGATGCCGCGCTCGCCGATGATGGTCTCGAGTCCGCTCGGGAAACCGGAGATATCCGGCTCCAGGCCGGCGAGGCGGGCGGCCTTTTCGACGACGGAGCCTTCTCCATCCGCCGACCCGAATGAGATATTCTCCCGGAGGGTGAGCGAGAAAAGGAAGCTTTCCTGTGGAACCAGCGCCAGCTTCGACCTCAGTTCGGCCAGCGGGATAGAGGTGATATCGCGTCCGTCAATGAAAATTTTTCCCGGCTCGATTTCGAGCAGGCGCGCTATCAGATGCACCAGCGTTGT from Candidatus Abyssobacteria bacterium SURF_5 includes these protein-coding regions:
- a CDS encoding ABC transporter ATP-binding protein; the protein is MHGPGIGTYHEEEALGKAYDARLVKRLWQYMRPYKGRIMLSLFFLLILSGFQLLQPYLVKRAIDEHILAGELRGLMLIVGIFFLAIIGEFFFGFLESLITSKTGQLVVFDLRIKIFRHLMTLSSRFFDRNPIGRLITRLTTDVEALEEMFAYGVVTILGDILKLVAIVVILFAVDFKLSLVTFAIVPFLLISTMFFRLKARDAFRAIRLTLARINSVLHENITGMGIVQMFSRERANRRQFEQVNDNLLGSQLRSVFYESGLSALVEFIGSVGLALILWYGGGQIVRNTLTFGSLVLFIQLVERFFEPIFSLSQQYTIMQSAMAASERIFKLLDSKDVIEDSPQPAPLDAVHGKIEFRNVGFGYKPDEPVIRDVSFKIKPGEKIAIVGATGAGKTTLIKLLTRMYDVTAGSILIDGKDIRGVDKHLLRRNIGMVLQDVFLFSGDIDYNIRLGNEALSPEMVKAAARKANVDAFINRFPGRYREPIKERGKNLSSGERQLISFARAFAYEPKILVLDEATSNVDTTTEILIQQAVRQLMQGRTSIVIAHRLSTIQGVDRIFVMHKGQLVEEGTHSELMKRQGIYYRLYLLQYKEQEASSPRPRPASPRKPPTVVKTSRMDGGSDSD